A window from Gossypium raimondii isolate GPD5lz chromosome 7, ASM2569854v1, whole genome shotgun sequence encodes these proteins:
- the LOC105788205 gene encoding phosphoserine phosphatase, chloroplastic isoform X1, which yields MEGLVNSRIIPIRTSCRRHYSVFLPTFSLQLRNKNLNKGQVWMMRRHKSLDSVAASIQPLEASTTGNTDNRQPSKEVLELWRSADAVCFDVDSTVCVDEGIDELAEFCGAGKAVAEWTARAMGGSVPFEQALSARLSLFKPSLAQVQDFLDKRPPRISPGIEELVKKLMARNTDVYLISGGFRQMINPVASILGIPQENIFANQLLFGSSGEFLGFDANEPTSRSGGKATAVQQIRKVKGYKALVMIGDGATDLEARKPGGANLFICYAGVQHRESVAAKANWLVFSFTDLITALE from the exons ATGGAAGGATTGGTGAATTCACGGATCATTCCTATTCGAACTTCCTGTAGACGGCATTACTCTGTTTTTCTCCCTACATTTTCCTTGCAGTTAAGGAATAAAAACTTGAATAAGGGTCAAGTTTGGATGATGAGACGTCACAAGTCATTGGATTCGGTTGCTGCTTCGATTCAACCATTAGAAGCCTCGACTACAGGCAACACTGATAACAGGCAGCCTTCCAAAg AGGTTCTTGAGCTGTGGAGAAGTGCTGATGCAGTGTGCTTTGATGTGGATAGCACGGTGTGCGTAGATGAGGGCATTGATGAACTTGCGGAATTTTGTGGGGCTGGAAAGGCTGTTGCAGAATGGACTGCTAG AGCCATGGGTGGTTCTGTTCCTTTTGAGCAGGCCTTATCTGCCCGATTGTCTTTATTCAAGCCTTCCCTAGCTCAAGTCCAGGATTTTCTCGACAAAAGGCCCCCAAG GATTTCGCCTGGCATTGAAGAATTAGTCAAGAAGCTGATGGCAAGGAATACCGATGTTTATCTAATTTCCGGGGGCTTCCGCCAAATGATCAAT CCTGTTGCATCAATCCTTGGAATTCCGCAAGAAAACATTTTTGCCAATCAGCTGCTCTTTGGAAGTTCTGGGGAGTTTCTGGGATTCGATGCTAATGAGCCCACTTCGAGGAGTGGAGGAAAAGCTACCGCTGTTCAACAAATAAGAAAG gTTAAGGGATACAAGGCATTAGTCATGATTGGTGATGGTGCTACTGATCTTGAG GCCCGTAAACCAGGAGGTgccaatttgtttatttgttatgCTGGTGTTCAACATCGGGAGTCCGTTGCAGCAAAAGCTAATTGGCTGGTGTTTAGCTTCACAGATCTTATAACTGCCTTGGAGTAA
- the LOC105788205 gene encoding phosphoserine phosphatase, chloroplastic isoform X2: protein MMRRHKSLDSVAASIQPLEASTTGNTDNRQPSKEVLELWRSADAVCFDVDSTVCVDEGIDELAEFCGAGKAVAEWTARAMGGSVPFEQALSARLSLFKPSLAQVQDFLDKRPPRISPGIEELVKKLMARNTDVYLISGGFRQMINPVASILGIPQENIFANQLLFGSSGEFLGFDANEPTSRSGGKATAVQQIRKVKGYKALVMIGDGATDLEARKPGGANLFICYAGVQHRESVAAKANWLVFSFTDLITALE from the exons ATGATGAGACGTCACAAGTCATTGGATTCGGTTGCTGCTTCGATTCAACCATTAGAAGCCTCGACTACAGGCAACACTGATAACAGGCAGCCTTCCAAAg AGGTTCTTGAGCTGTGGAGAAGTGCTGATGCAGTGTGCTTTGATGTGGATAGCACGGTGTGCGTAGATGAGGGCATTGATGAACTTGCGGAATTTTGTGGGGCTGGAAAGGCTGTTGCAGAATGGACTGCTAG AGCCATGGGTGGTTCTGTTCCTTTTGAGCAGGCCTTATCTGCCCGATTGTCTTTATTCAAGCCTTCCCTAGCTCAAGTCCAGGATTTTCTCGACAAAAGGCCCCCAAG GATTTCGCCTGGCATTGAAGAATTAGTCAAGAAGCTGATGGCAAGGAATACCGATGTTTATCTAATTTCCGGGGGCTTCCGCCAAATGATCAAT CCTGTTGCATCAATCCTTGGAATTCCGCAAGAAAACATTTTTGCCAATCAGCTGCTCTTTGGAAGTTCTGGGGAGTTTCTGGGATTCGATGCTAATGAGCCCACTTCGAGGAGTGGAGGAAAAGCTACCGCTGTTCAACAAATAAGAAAG gTTAAGGGATACAAGGCATTAGTCATGATTGGTGATGGTGCTACTGATCTTGAG GCCCGTAAACCAGGAGGTgccaatttgtttatttgttatgCTGGTGTTCAACATCGGGAGTCCGTTGCAGCAAAAGCTAATTGGCTGGTGTTTAGCTTCACAGATCTTATAACTGCCTTGGAGTAA
- the LOC105788170 gene encoding uncharacterized protein LOC105788170 — protein MDSWFVAVAAAAAAGYFAKYWQNLTTDRDGFPKVSSVDSGIGKVVTGKDLVHKFAMIRKLREDVSDRKISDVYGLNVASAAEIDSASGFNSEKIGSSGSLSPGLLTNESLRENQCGKELIADCGSDSAKASIARIDSFNEPMHKRSSLKAKYSHGRSLKPLSSLDSCLMAQLHMQHVKMEEYVLSCLPSPTTPILRPLLITDGSRIINRTSGDFSTGSNGTWDSKLHNLATFEKNRYVYADPPLPKIDSSDLPEKLKFKSGNECDGRPSIPCKINTEKQFHAQWGRHDRAVLFCLGISIGIICSYIGNKREVEKLRGLLKQTENLVQDLQEELEMKDSLTVKELANENYESQEACDNSCPDRAMNSSPLEQNTDNLTRFDGKESHHQKVEESPESMSKIEAELEAELERLGLNMNVLNLEQRLPDLGEIDPDFVADFAEGELRSDMVSGQAHGQSMSNENRSGTSTTHSGNYAVSPRELTLRLHEVIRSRLEDRVQELETALENSQRKVKLMESEHKNPNNKWKYLTTESPLVNEDLHWTSKPQVPKLSWETPDHAYNEAFEEAKEEGTPLYIYREKLAWGDQYDANKSDETFYDQVRISEDQSSRVQELLDVDVREDECSDNDDEMEKLLIQQIVEKTKKGSPVLLNAQRLLFSMDEI, from the exons ATGGATTCGTGGTTTGTTGCAGTAGCTGCAGCAGCAGCAGCTGGATATTTTGCTAAATATTGGCAAAATCTTACAACAGATAGGGATGGTTTTCCCAAGGTTTCTTCTGTGGATTCTGGGATTGGGAAGGTTGTAACAGGAAAGGATCTGGTCCACAAATTTGCTATGATAAGGAAACTCCGGGAAGATGTTTCTGATAGGAAAATATCAGATGTTTATGGACTAAATGTGGCTTCAGCTGCAGAAATTGATTCTGCTAGTGGATTCAATAGTGAAAAGATTGGAAGCTCGGGAAGTTTATCACCGGGATTGTTGACAAATGAAAGCCTAAGAGAAAATCAATGTGGAAAGGAGCTGATTGCTGATTGTGGTAGTGATTCTGCTAAAGCTTCTATTGCTAGAATCGACTCTTTTAACGAGCCTATGCACAAAAGAAGCTCTCTTAAAGCTAAATATTCGCATGGACGTTCACTTAAACCGCTGAGTTCCTTAGATAGTTGCCTCATGGCTCAACTACATATGCAACATGTTAAAATGGAGGAGTATGTACTTAGCTGCCTTCCATCACCAACAACACCGATCTTGAGACCATTGTTGATAACTGACGGAAGCCGAATAATCAACAGAACAAGTGGTGATTTTTCTACTGGATCAAATGGGACCTGGGACAGTAAGCTGCATAATCTAGCCACTTTTGAAAAGAACAGATACGTATATGCGGATCCTCCTCTGCCAAAAATTGATTCCTCTGATCTCCCCGAGAAGTTGAAGTTTAAGAGCGGAAATGAGTGCGATGGAAGACCGAGCATTCCTTGCAAAATCAATACTGAAAAGCAGTTTCATGCACAATGGG gTCGTCATGATCGAGCTGTTCTGTTTTGTCTCGGGATATCTATTGGAATAATATGTTCTTACATTGGAAATAAAAGGGAAGTTGAGAAACTGAGAGGGTTGCTAAAGCAAACTGAGAACTTGGTTCAAGATCTTCAAGAGGAACTCGAGATGAAAGATTCATTGACAGTAAAGGAGCTAGCTAATGAGAATTATGAATCACAAGAGGCATGTGACAATTCCTGTCCTGACAGGGCAATGAATTCGTCTCCCCTTGAACAGAATACAGATAATTTAACAAGATTTGATGGTAAAGAATCACATCATCAAAAGGTAGAGGAAAGTCCAGAGTCGATGAGTAAAATTGAAGCCGAACTTGAAGCTGAACTTGAGAGGTTGGGTCTAAACATGAATGTATTGAATCTTGAGCAAAGACTGCCCGATCTTGGTGAG ATTGACCCAGATTTTGTAGCAGATTTTGCTGAAGGTGAACTGAGATCCGATATGGTTTCAGGACAAGCTCATGGCCAATCTATGTCTAATGAAAATAGAAGCGGCACCTCGACTACCCATTCCGGAAATTATGCAGTCTCACCCCGAGAGTTAACCTTGCGTTTGCATGAAGTTATTCGATCAAGACTTGAAGATCGAGTACAAGAACTCGAGACAGCTCTAGAGAACAGTCAGAGGAAGGTGAAACTGATGGAATCAGAGCATAAGAATCCTAACAACAAATGGAAATATTTGACAACGGAGAGTCCACTGGTAAATGAAGATCTCCATTGGACATCGAAGCCTCAAGTTCCAAAATTATCATGGGAAACTCCAGATCATGCATACAACGAGGCTTTTGAAGAGGCAAAAGAAGAGGGTACACCATTATATATTTATCGAGAAAAGCTGGCTTGGGGTGATCAATATGACGCAAACAAATCAGATGAAACATTTTACGATCAGGTAAGAATATCGGAAGATCAATCTTCAAGGGTCCAAGAATTGCTTGATGTTGATGTTAGAGAAGATGAATGTAgtgataatgatgatgaaatggAGAAGCTATTGATACAACAAATTGTGGAGAAAACCAAGAAAGGATCTCCTGTATTGCTAAATGCACAAAGACTATTGTTTTCCATGGATGAAATTTGA
- the LOC105788183 gene encoding presenilin-like protein At2g29900: MAQNQRPKSLLDSLGEEIIRILTPVSICMLLVVLLVSILNSSSSLSVTSSIATIAYSETGSDSSWDKFIGALLNSLVFVVVVTVATFILVLFFYLRCTKFLKIYMGFSSFVVLGFMGGEIALFLIEEFSVPVDCITFLVLLFNFAVIGVLAVFMSKMPIIVTQGYLVLIGMLVAYWFTLLPEWTTWVLLVAMALYDLAAVLLPVGPLRLLVELAMSRDEDIPALVYEARPVTHHDSASRPVQRRIWRERQNVRLDSEDSSSLNSDLNSTVSIVQSSHNGARIARVEEGQVSERDAELSAPLIDRRMDAQDGMSTESLMLEGMGLGSSGAIKLGLGDFIFYSVLVGRAAMYDFMTVYACYLAIVAGLGITLVLLALYQKALPALPVSIALGVLFYFLTRFLLEVFIVQCSLNLLMF, encoded by the coding sequence ATGGCCCAAAACCAAAGACCCAAATCCCTCCTTGATTCTTTGGGTGAAGAAATCATCAGAATCCTCACCCCCGTTTCAATCTGCATGCTTTTAGTCGTCCTTTTGGTCTCAATTCTTAACTCAAGTTCTTCACTTTCCGTAACTTCCTCAATTGCAACCATAGCTTACTCAGAAACCGGCTCAGATTCATCCTGGGACAAGTTCATAGGTGCCCTTTTGAATTCCTTAGTTTTTGTAGTTGTTGTCACTGTTGCTACCTTCATTTTGGTGCTCTTTTTTTACCTTAGATGCACTAAGTTCTTGAAAATCTATAtgggtttttcttcttttgtggTTTTGGGATTCATGGGTGGTGAAATTGCCTTGTTTTTGATTGAAGAATTCAGTGTTCCTGTTGATTGTATTACCTTTTTGGTGCTTCTCTTTAATTTTGCTGTTATTGGTGTTTTGGCTGTTTTTATGTCAAAAATGCCAATTATTGTGACTCAAGGCTACTTGGTTTTAATTGGAATGTTGGTTGCTTATTGGTTTACTCTTTTGCCTGAATGGACTACTTGGGTGTTATTGGTTGCAATGGCATTGTATGATCTTGCTGCTGTTTTATTGCCTGTTGGTCCTTTAAGGCTCCTTGTTGAGCTTGCTATGTCAAGGGATGAAGATATCCCAGCTTTGGTTTATGAGGCTAGGCCAGTTACACATCATGATTCTGCTTCAAGGCCAGTTCAAAGGCGGATCTGGAGAGAAAGGCAAAATGTTAGGCTAGATTCCGAGGACAGTTCAAGTTTGAATTCTGATTTGAATTCTACAGTCAGTATTGTTCAAAGTAGTCACAATGGCGCAAGAATTGCTAGAGTGGAAGAGGGACAGGTTTCAGAAAGGGATGCTGAGCTTTCAGCACCGTTGATTGATCGCAGAATGGATGCTCAAGACGGTATGTCAACTGAAAGTTTGATGCTAGAAGGTATGGGGTTAGGTTCGTCTGGTGCTATCAAGCTTGGATTAGGGGACTTCATCTTCTACAGTGTGTTAGTCGGTAGGGCAGCAATGTACGATTTTATGACAGTGTATGCATGTTATCTTGCAATTGTAGCTGGTTTGGGCATTACATTGGTGCTATTGGCATTGTATCAGAAAGCTCTACCGGCTCTTCCCGTGTCGATAGCACTCGGTGTgttgttttatttcttaacaAGGTTCTTACTTGAAGTTTTCATTGTACAATGTTCTTTGAACCTTctgatgttttaa